TTTAATTGAGGAAATGGATCGGAGGGGAAACTTGATAAAGAAATACTCTTGACGTTGGATTGTTTTTCGTCATAGAAATTTCCACTTGACTCGCTGTTTTCATGAAAACCCGCTCTGCGACTTTCCGGAATGTTTTTCCGGTCGGTTGTGGTAGTCGAAGTCTTGACCAACTCCTGCAAGATTGGTGAATCATGCCCGTCATTAACGCGATCATTCCGGCACGAATGGCATCGACTCGGTTTCCTGGGAAACCGATGGAGAAGATTCTTGGGCTTAGCATGATCGAACATGTCCGACGCCGTGTCAGTCGCTGCAAAATATTTCACAAGGTCATTGTGGCAACCTGCGATGAGGTGATCATTGATGAAGTTACTCGTCATGGGGGAATTGCCGTGATGACCTCAGACAAACATGTCCGTTGCACGGAAAGGGTGGAAGAAGCGGCAAGGGACCTGACTGCGGAAATCGTGGTTAATGTCCAGGGGGATATGCCCTTGGTACTGCCTGAAATGTTGGAAAAATTGGTCGTTCCGCTTGTGGCTGATTCCAGGTTACTTTGCACGGATCTGATGGCGCCGATTCGTCTTCAATCGGAATTCCTTTCCCGAAACGTTGTCAAGGTGGTATGCAATCGGAGGGGTGATGCAATGTATTATTCTCGAAAGCCCATTCCTGATTCCGCTCATGGTGATGCTTCGTTCGGAACCCCTTTCAAGCAGCTTGGCGTGATCGCATTCCGGAACAACTTTCTGCAACAGTTTGTGAGACTTCCACCGACTCCACTGGAAATTGCTGAATCTGTTGATATGTTGCGCCCGTTGGAGCATGGTTTTCCGGTGCGAATGGTGACTACAGAGGAGATCGTTCTTGGAGTGGATGTTCCTGAAGATTTGATTCGTGCCGAAGTCTTGATGCAACAAGATCATCTGTTTGCTGAATATAGACATCATCATGACTAAAAAACTTGATGTCGCCATTATCGGTTATGGCAAAGTTGGGCGGATTCGTCGTCGATGCTCAGATGACCATCCTAATCTTAATTTGATCGCCCTTTGCGACCTGGGAGATCAATCTGAGAAGGAAATCCAGGGGGTATATTTTTCCAAGGATTGGCGAGAGATCGTAGCGCTTTGCCCTGATCTTGTCTTCGTGTGTACCACCAACGAGTCGATACCAGAAATCACGATTGAGGCGCTGAGACGAGGGATCAATGTCTTCTGCGAAAAACCTCCAGGTCGCACGGTAGTGGACGTGCAGCGGATGGCTGAGGCGGAAGCGAGTAGTCCTGGGGGGAAATTGTGTTTTGGCTTTAATCATCGTTACCACCAAGCGGTGTTGGATGCCAAGGCGTTGATCGATAAGGGACGGATGGGGGACATTCTTTGGATGCGTGGGGTATATGGCAAGGCGGGTGGACCCGCTTATGACCGCAACTGGCGGAATGATCCGGTTCGTTCCGGAGGCGGAATTCTGATTGATCAAGGGATTCACATGATTGATCTGCTTCATTTTTTTTGCGGAACGTTTCCTGAGGTCAAAAGCATGGTAGGACGGACCTATTGGAAGGTGCCGGTTGAGGACAATGCCATGGGGATCATGCGCAACGAATTGGGACAGATGGCCATGATCCACTCATCGGCCACGCAGTGGCGACACAAGTTTATCCTTGATGTCTGTCTGGAACGTGGATATCTGTCACTGGATGGAATTCTTTCCTCGACCATGACCTATGGCGCGGAGTCCTTGAAGGTAGCGCACTGCGTTTACGATTCAGAGGGTTATCCATTGCCGAATCCTCAGGAAGCCATCTATTATTACACCGAGGATCGTTCATGGGCGAAGGAGGTGGATTATTTTGTGCGATGTATCCTGGAATCCCGCCCGGTCGAAAATTGCAACTCAATCCATGCGCTTGCTGCCATGGAAGCGGTACATCGTATTTATTCCCAGGACAACGCAACATTCCAGTTATGAAGACGAAACGGGACAATGAACACAACGACAATCGATTCAATGGCGCGTCTTTCCGTCCAGTCCAACACCCTTGCCGATTTTTATTCCGGGTATGCTTCCTATCTGCATCAATGCCTTGATTCCGTGGATCTAGGGCAGTTGGAGGCAGTTGCGGACAGGTTTCTACAGGCGAGGGATGAGAAAAAAACCATCTATTTTGCTGGGAATGGGGGAAGTGCTTCAACTTCCTCTCATTTCTGCCAGGATCTCGCCGAGGTCGGGCGTAAAATTGGTGTGGAAGGTTTTCGAACTCTGAGTCTTACCGATAATGTTTCTTACATTACCGCAGCCGGCAATGATTATGGATATGAAAAGATCTTCGTCAATCAGATGATGTATCTCTTTGAACCGGGAGATGTCCTTGTGGTCATCTCGGCGAGTGGTAACAGCGGCAATGTGGTCGAGGCGGCACGCCTTGCGCGGGAAAAGGGGGGGACGGTCATTGCCTTGGTGGGGTTTGACGGCGGCAAATTGAGTGAAATCGCCGATCTTGTTCTCAAGGTGAAGACCAATAAGGGAGAATATGGACCGGTGGAGGATGCCCATCTGATCATTGATCATGTAATTACCGGGTATCTGACCATAAAGATGAAGGCGTGATAGAATGTCGAATCATAAGGTTCTCATAGGTACATCTTCGTTTGGCGCGACCAATCCCGCACCGCTGGACATGCTTCGGAATGCCGGGGTGAATTTTACGGTCAATCCCTTTGGCAGGAAGTTGACCAAGGAGGAATTGATTCATCTGTTGGCAGGGATGGATGGACTCATCGCCGGTCTTGAGACGGTTGATCGTGAGGTCTTGGAAGGTTCAACTCTTAAGGTTGTTTCTCGTTGTGGTTCGGGGATGTCCAATGTGGATATCGATGCTGCCAAGGGACTTGGAATTATGGTGTACGGTGTCCCCGATGGTCCAACGTTGGCGGTTGCGGAATTGACGGTCGGTTGTCTGATTACTCTAATCCGTCAGGTTGTTCCCATGGACCGATCCCTGCATCGAAACAAGTGGGACAAGCGGACTGGTCGGCAGTTACAGGGAATGAAGGTTTTGATCGTCGGATATGGGCGGATTGGAAGGACCACGAGTCGGCTTCTCAAGGCCTTGGGGGCTGAGGTGCAAGCCTTCGATCCTGGGATTGATGATGCGGAAGTTCCTTTGGTGACTGATTTCTCCAGGGCGTTGGCGGTAACTGACTGTGTGGTACTGCATCATAGCGGCGAGGCTGAAATTCTCGACCGCGAAGCCTTTGGAAAAATGAAAAAAGGGATGTTCGTCCTGAACGCTTCCCGGGGACAGGCGGTTAACGAAGCAGCGTTAATGGAATCACTTGACAACGGCACCGTTGCCGGAGCATGGCTGGACACATTTGTCCAGGAGCCCTATGACGGTCCACTTTCCCGTTATGAACAGGTAATATTAACTCCGCATATTGCGTCGTATACGCATGAAGGGCGGGTGCGGATGGAGTGCGAGACGGTTACAAATTTGCTGCGTGGGTTGCTGTAGCGATAAATGACCGTCTGAAACATGTTTATCGAAAGTTATCGACGACCTTCATTCCATCGCGGCAACCTGCATCCATGATTCGAAAATCGACACTATAGGCGATGAATCGGTGCCCCTCTTCGATACGTTGGCGTAGTTCGACAGGGTTGGGTTCAATGACATGAATTCCCCCGGGTTTACCCGCCGCCTTGCCTGCCGCCTGGATCCGTTCCAATACCGCCAGATACTGAGGATGGTCGAATTGGCCGGTGATTCCCATGGATCCGGTCAAGTCATAAGGACCTACGAAGTAGGCATCGACTCCGTCAACATCAAGGATTTCCCGCAAATTCTCAACCGCATCGATATGTTCGATCTGAACGATGACCACGGCATGGTCCTCCAACCATTCCCTATAGGGGTGGAAGCGGCAACCGTATCCTTGGGCTCTGGCAAGACCGACGCTTCGCTTTCCCCGGGGGGGATAGCGGACTGCTTGAACTGCGGCTTCGGATTCCTCGGCGCTTTTGACCATGGGGACGATGACGCCGTGGGCGCCGGCGTCCATGAGTCGTTTGATCTGGTTGGGATCATTGGATGTCAGCCGAACCAATGGGGTGACACCGCAAAGGTCGATGGTTCGGATCATTGCCTCCGCTGTTTCGAGATCGATCACACTGTGTTCCATGTCCAGAGCAAGCCAGTCGAATCCGGCTCGAGCCATAATTTCCGCATGAGCGGACAGAGGAAGGGATAGCCAGGAACCGACACTCAGAATTCCACCCTGAAGTTTTTCTTTCAGGTTCATTGATTTTCTCCGGCTTGGTGTGTTATCTGAAGGCTCTGGGATGGGGTCTGATTGATCACGGCGTGATCTTCTCTACGGATTTGGAAGACCTTCTCCTGTCATTTCTTCCCGGCACTATCGCCTTCCTTCAGGGCAAAGTCCAGGGATACAGCTTTCAAGATTCACGATTGTGGTCCTTGTATCTGTCTTTATCCCAGGTATTTGGAGTTCGGGACCAACTTTCATTCCAGCATTGAATATGTGAGGGAAGTGGTTTCAAATCTCAAAGACGCCGCAAACCTTGGGCGACACTCTTAAGGTCTGATGATTCCACAATTTTCTGGAAGGTGACTGAGCGTGAGATCCGCCATCAATCTTGAACATCTGGAATCGTCCAACCTGGGAGCTGACCGGTTGTATGGCGAGTATGTCGCACGCTTGGAAAGGGACATCTCCGATTTTTTTTCGGATCGATCCCGATTGCAGAATGTTGCCTGTCCAGGTTGCGGTGCCGGAGTGGCGCTGCCGGTCTATGAGAAGTTGGGTTTGACATATGAAAAATGCACCGCCTGCGGTTCCATTTTCGTCAATCCTCGTCCGCAGGCCGATTTTCTGGATATTTTCTATGAAAAATCATCCGCCTGTCGTTATTGGCGGTCGGAAGTTCAAAACCTTTCCGAAACTCACCTGAATCATTTGCATGGTCCCAACATTCAGTGGTTATCCGAGTTGGTCGATGAACGGTTCGATACAACACCGACCTTGTTGGACTATGGCAGCAGTTCGCCCTATTTTCTTGCCCGACTTGTGGCAACCTTTACCTCGTCAGAGATCATCTCATTCAGACCGCAACTCTACGAGTGTCAGGGATTGTCTCCCAAGGGTATTCATTTTTGGTCTTCATGGGAAGATTTGTCAACGAAGGCGGATATTATTTCCGCCTTTCATTCCGTAGAACGGATGGTTGATTGCGGGAAGTTTATGCAGTGGGCGGGGAAGAACTGTCGCAAGGACGGTTTTCTGCTATTGACAACGACAACATGCAGCGGATTTGAATATCAGGTACTTGGAAAGTACGCTTCCACGCTCAATCCAATCAACCGGATGAATCTTCTCTCCCTGGAGGCGTTGACGGGTCTCATTGTCGGGGCGGGGTTCGAAATTGTCGAATTGAGTACCCCGGGTCGTCTTGATGTCGAAATTGTCCGTACCACCCTGGACCGGATGGGCGACGGAATCATCGAACCGTTTTGGGAATATCTGTTTCGCCATCGCGACGAACATACCTGGAACAACCTGCAAACATTTCTACAGATGAACCGGTTAAGCTCTTATGTCCGGATCGCGGCCATCAGGAAGTGATTCCTGTCATCGTGGGGAGTGGTGCAGGATCGCCTCTACCCGGGCAATGTCTTCCGGGTGATCGACGCCGATCGATCCGGCCTGGACCGGGACGCAGGCAATGCGTTGGCCGTATTCCAG
The DNA window shown above is from Magnetococcales bacterium and carries:
- a CDS encoding 3-deoxy-manno-octulosonate cytidylyltransferase; translated protein: MPVINAIIPARMASTRFPGKPMEKILGLSMIEHVRRRVSRCKIFHKVIVATCDEVIIDEVTRHGGIAVMTSDKHVRCTERVEEAARDLTAEIVVNVQGDMPLVLPEMLEKLVVPLVADSRLLCTDLMAPIRLQSEFLSRNVVKVVCNRRGDAMYYSRKPIPDSAHGDASFGTPFKQLGVIAFRNNFLQQFVRLPPTPLEIAESVDMLRPLEHGFPVRMVTTEEIVLGVDVPEDLIRAEVLMQQDHLFAEYRHHHD
- a CDS encoding Gfo/Idh/MocA family oxidoreductase, which codes for MTKKLDVAIIGYGKVGRIRRRCSDDHPNLNLIALCDLGDQSEKEIQGVYFSKDWREIVALCPDLVFVCTTNESIPEITIEALRRGINVFCEKPPGRTVVDVQRMAEAEASSPGGKLCFGFNHRYHQAVLDAKALIDKGRMGDILWMRGVYGKAGGPAYDRNWRNDPVRSGGGILIDQGIHMIDLLHFFCGTFPEVKSMVGRTYWKVPVEDNAMGIMRNELGQMAMIHSSATQWRHKFILDVCLERGYLSLDGILSSTMTYGAESLKVAHCVYDSEGYPLPNPQEAIYYYTEDRSWAKEVDYFVRCILESRPVENCNSIHALAAMEAVHRIYSQDNATFQL
- a CDS encoding SIS domain-containing protein; translation: MDLGQLEAVADRFLQARDEKKTIYFAGNGGSASTSSHFCQDLAEVGRKIGVEGFRTLSLTDNVSYITAAGNDYGYEKIFVNQMMYLFEPGDVLVVISASGNSGNVVEAARLAREKGGTVIALVGFDGGKLSEIADLVLKVKTNKGEYGPVEDAHLIIDHVITGYLTIKMKA
- a CDS encoding hydroxyacid dehydrogenase; amino-acid sequence: MSNHKVLIGTSSFGATNPAPLDMLRNAGVNFTVNPFGRKLTKEELIHLLAGMDGLIAGLETVDREVLEGSTLKVVSRCGSGMSNVDIDAAKGLGIMVYGVPDGPTLAVAELTVGCLITLIRQVVPMDRSLHRNKWDKRTGRQLQGMKVLIVGYGRIGRTTSRLLKALGAEVQAFDPGIDDAEVPLVTDFSRALAVTDCVVLHHSGEAEILDREAFGKMKKGMFVLNASRGQAVNEAALMESLDNGTVAGAWLDTFVQEPYDGPLSRYEQVILTPHIASYTHEGRVRMECETVTNLLRGLL
- a CDS encoding 2,4-dihydroxyhept-2-ene-1,7-dioic acid aldolase: MNLKEKLQGGILSVGSWLSLPLSAHAEIMARAGFDWLALDMEHSVIDLETAEAMIRTIDLCGVTPLVRLTSNDPNQIKRLMDAGAHGVIVPMVKSAEESEAAVQAVRYPPRGKRSVGLARAQGYGCRFHPYREWLEDHAVVIVQIEHIDAVENLREILDVDGVDAYFVGPYDLTGSMGITGQFDHPQYLAVLERIQAAGKAAGKPGGIHVIEPNPVELRQRIEEGHRFIAYSVDFRIMDAGCRDGMKVVDNFR
- a CDS encoding methyltransferase domain-containing protein, with amino-acid sequence MRSAINLEHLESSNLGADRLYGEYVARLERDISDFFSDRSRLQNVACPGCGAGVALPVYEKLGLTYEKCTACGSIFVNPRPQADFLDIFYEKSSACRYWRSEVQNLSETHLNHLHGPNIQWLSELVDERFDTTPTLLDYGSSSPYFLARLVATFTSSEIISFRPQLYECQGLSPKGIHFWSSWEDLSTKADIISAFHSVERMVDCGKFMQWAGKNCRKDGFLLLTTTTCSGFEYQVLGKYASTLNPINRMNLLSLEALTGLIVGAGFEIVELSTPGRLDVEIVRTTLDRMGDGIIEPFWEYLFRHRDEHTWNNLQTFLQMNRLSSYVRIAAIRK